TCACCATTGCCTGGCCCAACAGCCCAAACAGGAAGTCATTACCAGGAAAGGGACCCGCATTTCGCATCTGCAAAAAGGCTGTGGTCATGGGCAAGAGAGTTCCTAGTAGACCCGTCAACGGCGCAATGCGCGCAATCCAACGCAAGCTCCCTACCCGCTTCTCCAACAAAGGCATCTGTAGCCAGGCCGCCTCTCTCATCCTTTCGACGCACTCGCTGCCTGGGCTCTCAATAGCCAAAAGCCCGGCTCGAATCATGCGCGACAAAGGCGCCTTATTCTCCTCACAGACGGTCAAAGCCTCGAGAATCCGCCCTTTCGAAACAAGGTTCAGAATACCGCTCAAAAATTCTTCTTTGCGGATCGTTGAGCGATGCAAAAACAGAAGGCGCTCCACAAAAACAAAACAGCCGATACATCCCAAAATAAGCAGGAGCCACAAAAAGGGTCCACCGAGCTCCCAAAATATCTCCAAAAACTCCATATACTTCAGCTTATTGCCTTAATCGTTCTAAATTTGCGAGAGCAAGGTCACGCCCCGGCAAACCGAGCGAAATCAATCGCTCTAAAGTCAAAATTGCAGCAT
Above is a genomic segment from Opitutales bacterium containing:
- a CDS encoding MotA/TolQ/ExbB proton channel family protein; translated protein: MEFLEIFWELGGPFLWLLLILGCIGCFVFVERLLFLHRSTIRKEEFLSGILNLVSKGRILEALTVCEENKAPLSRMIRAGLLAIESPGSECVERMREAAWLQMPLLEKRVGSLRWIARIAPLTGLLGTLLPMTTAFLQMRNAGPFPGNDFLFGLLGQAMVTTSLGFIVALVAYSAMLLLQSRLDRLVYDLESGAAEFLAAVEAAKRGRSFDNAE